In one window of Rhodopseudomonas palustris HaA2 DNA:
- a CDS encoding methyl-accepting chemotaxis protein: protein MTAIFGASLYGLSQLKVGGPLYDQIKLGNDLVADILPPPAYVIEAYLEATLAIEEPDSFPLRRERLGRLKKEYQDRHAFWLTAPLDPAIKARLIDDSDREVKKFWDILEASLFPAIESKDPDTAMQAYRDLTKAYTAHRAIIDDIVKRTNDLNAATEAATAVRAADLNYLLWGVSSAVFLLFIAGLTGIVKGVIAPITGMTEVMRRLADGDRSVAIPAIERGDEVGAMARAVQVFKDNALRVEAMESEKGVKARADANRRAEMQKIADELDGAIGRIVQTVTATSTEMEAAASQLAGNVDSTQRLATTVATASQQSSATAQSTAVTCNEVASSASQIGQQVRQAQNISQAAVRQAQETNARIADLSTAAGRIGDVVNLINAVAAQTNLLALNATIEAARAGEAGRGFAVVASEVKALASQTAKATEEITEQISQMKTATELSVSAIEAIGTTILQISEISDATASAVDQQGAAMREIAVSVRESADAATDVSNTIGTVREGAEDTGSASAHVHDLAASLLAESRHLKTEVDRFSAAVRAA, encoded by the coding sequence ATGACGGCGATTTTTGGGGCAAGCCTGTATGGGCTGTCGCAACTCAAGGTCGGCGGACCGCTGTATGACCAGATCAAACTCGGCAACGATCTGGTGGCCGACATCCTGCCGCCGCCCGCTTACGTGATTGAAGCCTATCTGGAGGCGACGCTGGCGATCGAGGAGCCCGATTCGTTCCCGCTCCGCCGCGAGCGGCTCGGCCGACTTAAGAAAGAATACCAGGACCGCCACGCATTCTGGCTCACCGCGCCGCTCGATCCGGCGATCAAGGCACGCCTGATCGACGATTCCGACCGCGAAGTGAAGAAGTTCTGGGACATTCTGGAGGCCAGCCTGTTCCCGGCGATCGAGAGCAAGGATCCCGACACGGCGATGCAGGCCTACAGGGACCTGACCAAGGCCTACACGGCGCATCGCGCCATCATCGACGATATCGTCAAACGGACCAACGATCTGAATGCCGCAACCGAAGCGGCGACGGCGGTGCGCGCGGCCGATCTCAACTATCTGCTGTGGGGTGTATCGTCCGCGGTCTTCTTATTGTTCATCGCGGGCCTGACCGGGATCGTGAAAGGCGTGATCGCGCCGATCACCGGGATGACGGAGGTGATGCGCCGTCTCGCTGACGGAGACCGCTCGGTGGCGATTCCCGCGATCGAGCGCGGCGACGAGGTCGGCGCGATGGCGCGGGCGGTGCAGGTGTTCAAGGACAACGCGCTGCGGGTCGAAGCGATGGAATCCGAAAAGGGGGTGAAGGCGCGCGCCGACGCGAACCGTCGGGCTGAAATGCAGAAGATTGCCGATGAGTTGGATGGCGCGATCGGCAGGATCGTCCAAACCGTGACGGCGACGTCCACCGAAATGGAAGCGGCCGCAAGCCAACTGGCTGGCAACGTCGATTCCACGCAGCGGCTGGCAACTACCGTGGCGACCGCTTCACAACAGTCCAGCGCGACCGCACAATCAACCGCCGTCACCTGCAACGAGGTCGCCTCGTCCGCATCCCAGATCGGACAGCAAGTCCGGCAGGCGCAAAACATCTCACAGGCCGCCGTCCGGCAGGCGCAGGAGACCAACGCGCGTATCGCCGACCTTTCGACCGCGGCCGGTCGTATCGGCGATGTCGTCAATCTGATCAACGCGGTCGCGGCACAGACCAATTTGCTGGCGCTCAATGCGACGATCGAAGCCGCCCGCGCCGGCGAGGCGGGACGCGGCTTTGCCGTCGTCGCCTCGGAGGTCAAGGCGCTCGCATCCCAGACCGCAAAAGCGACCGAGGAGATTACCGAACAGATTTCCCAAATGAAGACGGCGACCGAATTGTCGGTGTCGGCGATCGAAGCGATCGGCACCACCATTCTTCAGATCTCGGAAATCTCGGATGCGACCGCATCGGCGGTCGACCAGCAGGGCGCCGCGATGCGCGAGATTGCCGTCAGCGTCCGGGAGTCGGCGGACGCGGCGACCGACGTCTCAAACACGATCGGGACGGTGCGCGAGGGCGCCGAGGACACCGGCTCGGCGTCCGCGCATGTCCACGATCTGGCCGCCTCGCTGCTCGCGGAAAGCCGCCACCTCAAGACCGAGGTCGACCGCTTCTCGGCAGCGGTGCGCGCCGCTTGA
- a CDS encoding Crp/Fnr family transcriptional regulator: protein MSTQAEFAVILKLNPLFADLGPEELQRIAGLCHTQQLNAGEMLFQKGDDGDALFGVRRGQIRIETGASDGSRLTLNFLGPGDLFGEVAVLDGQSRTADATAGEPTELFVLRRDDFLGHLEREPKLAVKLIALLCQRIRWMSERMEESVLQPLPVRLARRLCALAADFGAEVHISQEQLGVFVGAARESVNRQLQSWRKDGILDLHRGRILLKNMGRLTQVARSQER from the coding sequence ATGAGTACGCAGGCCGAATTCGCGGTCATTCTGAAGCTGAATCCCTTGTTCGCCGATCTCGGTCCCGAGGAACTGCAGCGGATCGCCGGGCTGTGTCATACGCAGCAGCTCAATGCCGGCGAAATGTTGTTCCAGAAGGGTGACGACGGCGACGCGTTGTTCGGCGTGCGGCGCGGCCAGATCCGGATCGAGACCGGCGCCTCCGACGGCAGCCGGCTGACGCTGAATTTCCTCGGCCCCGGCGATTTGTTCGGCGAGGTCGCGGTGCTGGATGGCCAGAGCCGCACCGCCGACGCCACGGCCGGCGAACCCACTGAACTGTTCGTGCTGCGGCGTGACGATTTCCTCGGTCATCTCGAGCGCGAACCGAAGCTCGCGGTGAAACTGATCGCACTGCTGTGCCAGCGCATCCGCTGGATGAGCGAGCGCATGGAGGAATCGGTGCTGCAGCCGCTGCCGGTGCGGCTGGCCCGAAGACTGTGCGCGCTCGCGGCCGATTTCGGCGCCGAGGTGCACATCTCGCAGGAGCAGCTCGGCGTGTTCGTCGGCGCGGCGCGCGAGAGCGTCAACCGCCAGCTGCAGAGCTGGCGCAAGGACGGCATCCTCGATCTGCACCGCGGCCGCATCCTGCTGAAGAACATGGGCCGCCTGACGCAAGTCGCGCGCAGCCAGGAGCGCTGA
- a CDS encoding AsmA family protein, whose protein sequence is MKLSKLAGILIAVIVVAAVLLVVVGIPSGAVTSAIQSRIERDTGYRLAIGGASKISLFPGFSVTLNDVTLQDPNDRNPDSRFTIGRVRAELPLGSVISGKPRVTELTLTKPELRVPLIRERAPTASSPPSPAIRNGRQIDTVIDRVIVEDGVVVMANAADRVEDRIERINAEITIDAERRVSAVGGAQLGGKPATFDIKASPPAADAQPVPVELKLEAPDLLRAPLAAKAEVRLRGALLQINGLSGTLGDGAFNGWASADLAGKPRLKLDLDFQRLDLGHPRTPAQPPGAPWSDARIDLSGLNYVDAELRLSANALNLGAAHFAPASIDAKLIGGVVTAQFSQIGVYGGEAEGQLGIDASQRTPSFSLRGDLDGVRALPLLSGLAEFDRIDGKMQAKLALRGSGDSPRAIMASLAGTAFVNVRDGEIRGLNVARMIRNLTSATLSGWQENGTEATDLTQLGASFRIAQGKAATADLALAGPLVRMTGAGTIDLGAKTLALKVEPKLVLTTQGQSAPGEPQAGPTAEPVGLGIPVMIEGPWASPRIFPDAAGILDNPDQAYARLRQMGKGLFGALGGGANSSAGGAPGADNPLGGALGESIGRLIQQGLQSGGAAGPSTGATPSQPPPQQPGAPPADRIDNDAAMNAIMKQLFRGQ, encoded by the coding sequence ATGAAACTCAGCAAGCTTGCCGGCATCCTGATCGCGGTGATCGTCGTCGCGGCCGTGCTGCTGGTCGTGGTCGGAATTCCGTCCGGTGCCGTGACCTCGGCGATCCAGTCCCGCATCGAACGCGACACCGGCTATCGGCTCGCGATCGGCGGCGCGAGCAAGATCAGCCTGTTTCCGGGCTTCAGCGTCACGCTGAACGATGTGACGCTGCAGGATCCGAACGACCGCAATCCCGACAGCCGCTTCACCATCGGGCGCGTCCGCGCCGAACTGCCGCTCGGCAGCGTGATCTCGGGCAAGCCACGGGTCACCGAGCTGACGCTGACAAAGCCCGAGCTTCGCGTCCCGCTGATCCGCGAGCGCGCGCCGACCGCCTCGTCGCCACCGTCGCCCGCCATCCGCAACGGCCGACAGATCGACACGGTCATCGACCGCGTCATTGTCGAAGACGGCGTCGTGGTGATGGCGAATGCGGCGGACCGCGTCGAGGACCGGATCGAGCGCATCAATGCCGAGATCACGATCGATGCCGAGCGCCGCGTCAGCGCGGTCGGCGGCGCGCAGCTCGGCGGCAAGCCGGCGACATTCGACATCAAGGCGTCTCCGCCCGCCGCGGATGCGCAGCCGGTGCCTGTCGAACTCAAACTCGAGGCGCCCGATCTGCTGCGCGCGCCGCTGGCGGCCAAGGCCGAGGTCCGGCTGCGCGGCGCGCTGCTGCAGATCAACGGCCTGTCCGGCACGCTCGGCGACGGCGCCTTCAACGGCTGGGCCTCGGCCGATCTCGCCGGCAAGCCGCGGCTCAAGCTCGATCTCGATTTCCAGCGGCTCGATCTCGGCCATCCGCGCACGCCCGCGCAGCCCCCCGGCGCGCCGTGGAGCGACGCCCGGATCGATCTGTCGGGGTTGAACTATGTCGATGCCGAGCTGCGGCTGTCGGCGAACGCGCTCAATCTCGGCGCGGCGCATTTCGCCCCGGCGTCGATCGACGCCAAACTCATCGGCGGCGTGGTCACCGCGCAGTTCTCGCAGATCGGCGTCTATGGCGGCGAGGCGGAGGGCCAGCTCGGCATCGACGCCTCGCAGCGGACGCCGTCGTTCAGCCTGCGCGGCGACCTCGACGGTGTCCGGGCGCTGCCGCTGCTCAGTGGGCTCGCCGAATTCGACAGGATCGACGGCAAGATGCAGGCGAAGCTGGCGCTGCGCGGCAGCGGCGACAGTCCGCGCGCGATCATGGCGAGCCTCGCCGGCACCGCTTTCGTCAATGTCCGCGACGGCGAGATCCGCGGCCTCAACGTCGCGCGGATGATCCGCAATCTGACCAGCGCGACGCTGTCGGGCTGGCAGGAGAACGGCACCGAGGCCACCGACCTGACGCAGCTCGGCGCCTCGTTCCGGATCGCGCAGGGCAAGGCCGCGACCGCCGACCTCGCGCTGGCCGGGCCGCTGGTGCGGATGACCGGCGCCGGCACCATCGATCTCGGTGCCAAAACGCTGGCGCTCAAGGTCGAGCCGAAGCTGGTGCTGACCACGCAGGGCCAGAGCGCGCCCGGCGAACCACAAGCCGGTCCGACCGCCGAGCCGGTCGGGCTTGGCATCCCGGTGATGATCGAGGGGCCGTGGGCGTCGCCGCGGATCTTCCCCGATGCCGCCGGCATCCTCGACAATCCGGACCAGGCCTATGCGCGGCTGCGCCAGATGGGCAAGGGCCTGTTCGGCGCGCTCGGCGGCGGCGCGAACAGCAGCGCGGGCGGCGCACCGGGGGCGGACAATCCGCTCGGCGGCGCGCTCGGCGAAAGCATCGGCCGGCTGATCCAGCAGGGCCTGCAAAGCGGCGGCGCCGCCGGACCGTCCACCGGCGCCACGCCATCGCAGCCGCCGCCGCAACAGCCCGGTGCGCCGCCCGCCGACCGCATCGACAACGATGCCGCCATGAACGCGATCATGAAGCAGCTGTTTCGCGGCCAATAG
- a CDS encoding efflux RND transporter periplasmic adaptor subunit, translated as MNFGIANGPARDILQRGVSALLIATLCATALPARAADEAEPNAVKGQAVTVLKAAKSCFPAIVEVSGFLIPRDEISIRPDRPGARVTEVMADAGEIVAQGQALAKLAGPDSGSTISAPVAGLVSSSTAVIGSPASAKGEALYTIIARSEFDLVGQVPTRNLAQLAVNQTAAVKIVGVPDEIEGRVRRVSSTVEPNSQLASVFVGVSSTKRLLSNASGRAMIKTGESCGISVPLTAVLYSSAGTVVQVVRRQTVETKRVEVGLMNGGNVEIREGLQEGDIIVARAGALLREGDPVRPVVADAKPAEK; from the coding sequence ATGAACTTTGGGATCGCGAACGGCCCTGCCCGCGACATTCTCCAGCGCGGCGTGAGCGCTCTGCTGATCGCAACACTGTGCGCGACCGCGCTGCCGGCGCGCGCCGCCGACGAGGCGGAGCCCAATGCGGTCAAGGGCCAGGCGGTGACGGTGCTGAAGGCGGCCAAATCCTGCTTTCCGGCGATCGTCGAAGTCTCCGGCTTCCTGATCCCACGCGACGAAATCTCGATCCGCCCCGACCGCCCCGGCGCGCGGGTCACTGAGGTGATGGCCGACGCCGGCGAAATCGTCGCGCAGGGCCAGGCGTTGGCGAAACTCGCCGGGCCCGACAGCGGATCGACGATCTCCGCGCCGGTCGCGGGCCTCGTCTCCAGCTCCACCGCGGTGATCGGATCGCCGGCCTCGGCGAAGGGCGAAGCGTTGTACACCATCATCGCGCGCAGCGAATTCGATCTGGTCGGCCAGGTGCCGACGCGCAATCTCGCGCAGCTCGCGGTCAACCAGACCGCCGCGGTCAAGATCGTCGGGGTGCCCGACGAGATCGAAGGCCGGGTGCGGCGCGTGTCGTCGACGGTGGAGCCCAACAGCCAGCTCGCCAGCGTGTTCGTCGGCGTCAGCTCGACCAAGCGGCTGTTGTCCAACGCCTCGGGCCGCGCGATGATCAAGACCGGCGAAAGCTGCGGCATCTCGGTGCCGCTGACGGCCGTGCTCTACAGCTCGGCCGGCACAGTCGTGCAGGTGGTGCGGCGCCAGACGGTCGAGACCAAGCGCGTCGAGGTCGGGCTGATGAACGGCGGCAATGTCGAGATCCGCGAAGGCCTGCAGGAAGGCGACATCATCGTCGCCCGTGCCGGCGCGTTGCTGCGCGAAGGCGACCCGGTGCGCCCGGTGGTCGCCGACGCGAAGCCGGCCGAGAAGTAA
- a CDS encoding efflux RND transporter permease subunit produces the protein MGLNVSSWSIRHPLPSIVFSIILLALGWISFTKLAVTRLPSADIPVISVAVAQFGAAPAELEAQVTKTIEDGVSGVEGVRHIASSITDGLSVTTIQFALETNTDRALNDIKDAITRVRSNLPQNVNEPLIQRVDVIGLPILTYAAISPGKTPEQLSWFVDDVVKRALQGVRGVAQVERIGGVEREILVSLDPDRLKAAGLTALDVSRRLRGTNVDLAGGRAEIGRNDQAIRTLAGAKTLNDLAGTMISLPSGGEIRLDDLGTVTDTIADRRTFARVNGEPVVALGIKRSKGASDVVVAEAVQKRIEALKAQHSDVDLKLIDTSVDYTKGNYEAAISTLFEGAILAVIVVFLFLRDLRATVIAAISLPLSIFPAFWAMDMLGFSLNLVSFLAITLSTGILVDDAIVEIENIVRHMRMGKSPYQAAIEAADEIGLAVIAISLTIIAIFAPASFMSGIAGQFFKQFGITVSVQVFFSLLAARFITPVLAAYFLKNVSHEEKPPGRVLQAYTRMVTWSVKHYYLTVLMGLGVFAASIWSIVLLPQGFLPAQDTARSVMAMELPPGTQIRTTEKTTERIVTLLRQRPEVRSVFVDGGRVPPGIQEVRRASLIINYTPKGDRKITQRDLELAISKDLDQIPDIRYWFLDENGLRAISLVVTGADSNIVNNVAQELAAQMKRIPIISNVISETSLDRPELRIQPRADLAARLGVSTESLSETIRVATIGDVGPALAKFDAGDRLVPIRVQLEDGARGELGVLEQLQVPIFGGRGSVPLSVVADIKFDQGPTSINRYDRERQATVAADLVGNAALGDATKLINDLPVMKSLPKGVRVSPSGDAESLNELSDGFATAISAGLMMVYAVLVLLFGTFLQPITILFSLPLSIGGAIAALLVTGKQLTTPVWIGILMLMGIVTKNAIMLVEFALEAIREGKPREAAMIDAGQKRARPIVMTTIAMVAGMVPSALAFGAGGEFRSPMALAVIGGLIFSTVLSLIFVPAMFMMMDDVGRLFWRFGKLLLTHHGDDEDTGRTPGPPAPPNPTPAPATAAPASVAPAKSLSFWRSK, from the coding sequence ATGGGCCTCAACGTCTCCTCCTGGTCGATCCGGCATCCGCTGCCCTCGATCGTGTTCTCGATCATCCTGCTGGCGCTGGGCTGGATCAGCTTCACCAAGCTCGCGGTGACGCGGCTGCCGAGCGCCGACATCCCGGTGATCTCGGTGGCGGTGGCGCAGTTCGGCGCGGCCCCGGCCGAGCTGGAAGCGCAGGTCACCAAGACCATCGAGGACGGCGTCTCCGGCGTCGAGGGCGTCCGCCACATTGCCTCGTCGATCACCGACGGGCTGTCGGTCACGACGATTCAGTTCGCGCTCGAGACCAACACCGACCGCGCGCTGAACGACATCAAGGACGCCATCACCAGGGTCCGCAGCAACCTGCCGCAGAACGTCAACGAGCCGCTGATCCAGCGCGTCGACGTGATCGGCCTGCCGATCCTCACTTACGCGGCGATCTCGCCCGGCAAGACGCCGGAGCAATTGTCGTGGTTCGTCGACGACGTGGTCAAGCGCGCGCTGCAGGGCGTGCGCGGCGTGGCGCAGGTCGAGCGCATCGGCGGCGTCGAGCGCGAGATCCTGGTGTCGCTCGATCCGGACCGGCTGAAGGCCGCGGGCCTGACCGCGCTCGACGTGTCGCGACGGCTGCGCGGCACCAATGTCGACCTCGCCGGCGGCCGCGCCGAAATCGGCCGCAACGACCAGGCGATCCGCACCTTGGCCGGCGCGAAAACGCTGAACGACCTCGCCGGCACCATGATCAGCCTGCCGTCCGGCGGCGAAATCCGCCTCGACGACCTCGGCACCGTGACCGACACCATCGCCGACCGCCGCACCTTCGCCCGCGTCAACGGCGAGCCGGTGGTGGCGCTCGGCATCAAGCGCTCCAAGGGCGCCAGCGACGTCGTGGTCGCGGAAGCCGTGCAGAAGCGGATCGAGGCCCTGAAGGCGCAGCATTCCGACGTCGATCTCAAGCTGATCGACACCTCGGTCGACTACACCAAAGGCAATTACGAAGCCGCGATCTCGACGCTGTTCGAGGGCGCGATCCTTGCGGTGATCGTGGTGTTCCTGTTCCTGCGCGACCTGCGCGCCACCGTGATCGCCGCGATCTCGCTGCCGCTGTCGATCTTCCCGGCGTTCTGGGCGATGGACATGCTGGGCTTCTCGCTGAACCTGGTCAGCTTCCTCGCCATCACGCTGTCGACCGGCATTCTGGTCGACGACGCCATCGTCGAGATCGAGAACATCGTCCGCCATATGCGGATGGGCAAATCGCCCTATCAGGCGGCGATCGAGGCCGCCGACGAAATCGGCCTCGCGGTGATCGCGATCTCGCTGACCATCATCGCGATCTTCGCGCCGGCGAGCTTCATGTCCGGCATCGCCGGACAGTTCTTCAAGCAGTTCGGCATCACGGTTTCGGTGCAGGTGTTCTTCTCGCTGCTGGCGGCGCGCTTCATCACGCCGGTGCTCGCCGCCTATTTCCTCAAGAACGTCTCGCACGAGGAGAAGCCGCCGGGCCGCGTCCTGCAGGCCTACACCCGCATGGTGACGTGGTCGGTGAAGCACTACTACCTCACGGTGCTGATGGGGCTCGGGGTGTTCGCCGCGTCGATCTGGAGCATCGTGCTGCTGCCGCAGGGCTTCCTGCCGGCGCAGGACACCGCGCGCTCGGTGATGGCGATGGAGCTGCCGCCCGGCACCCAGATCCGCACCACCGAAAAGACCACCGAGCGGATCGTCACGCTGTTGCGCCAGCGGCCCGAGGTGCGCAGCGTGTTCGTCGACGGCGGAAGGGTGCCGCCGGGCATCCAGGAGGTCCGCCGCGCCTCGCTGATCATCAACTACACGCCGAAGGGCGACCGCAAGATCACCCAGCGCGACCTCGAACTGGCGATCAGCAAGGATCTCGACCAGATTCCCGACATCCGCTATTGGTTCCTCGACGAAAACGGCCTGCGCGCAATCTCGCTGGTGGTGACCGGCGCCGACAGCAACATCGTCAACAACGTCGCCCAGGAACTGGCGGCGCAGATGAAGCGCATCCCGATCATCTCCAACGTGATCTCCGAGACCTCGCTCGACCGGCCCGAATTGCGGATCCAGCCGCGCGCCGATCTCGCCGCCCGGCTCGGCGTCTCGACCGAGAGCCTGTCCGAAACAATTCGCGTCGCCACCATCGGTGACGTCGGCCCGGCGCTCGCCAAATTCGACGCCGGCGACCGGCTGGTGCCGATCCGGGTGCAGCTCGAGGACGGCGCGCGCGGCGAGCTCGGCGTGCTGGAGCAGCTCCAGGTGCCGATCTTCGGCGGCCGCGGCTCGGTGCCGCTGTCGGTGGTCGCCGACATCAAGTTCGACCAGGGCCCGACCAGCATCAACCGCTACGACCGCGAACGTCAGGCCACCGTGGCCGCCGATCTGGTCGGCAACGCCGCGCTCGGCGACGCCACCAAGCTGATCAACGATCTGCCGGTGATGAAATCGCTGCCGAAGGGCGTCCGCGTCAGCCCCTCCGGCGACGCCGAAAGCCTGAACGAACTCTCGGACGGCTTCGCCACCGCGATCTCGGCCGGCCTGATGATGGTCTATGCGGTGCTGGTGCTGCTGTTCGGCACCTTCCTGCAGCCGATCACCATCCTGTTCTCGCTGCCGCTGTCGATCGGCGGTGCGATCGCCGCGCTGCTGGTCACCGGCAAGCAGCTCACCACGCCGGTGTGGATCGGCATCCTGATGTTGATGGGCATCGTCACCAAAAATGCGATCATGCTGGTCGAGTTCGCGCTGGAGGCGATCCGCGAGGGCAAGCCTCGCGAAGCGGCGATGATCGACGCCGGCCAGAAACGCGCCCGGCCGATCGTGATGACGACCATCGCCATGGTGGCCGGCATGGTGCCGAGCGCGCTGGCGTTCGGCGCCGGCGGCGAATTCCGCTCGCCGATGGCGCTGGCGGTGATCGGCGGCCTGATCTTCTCGACGGTGCTGTCGCTGATCTTCGTGCCCGCGATGTTCATGATGATGGACGATGTCGGCCGGCTGTTCTGGCGGTTCGGCAAATTGCTGCTCACCCATCACGGCGACGACGAAGATACCGGCAGGACGCCCGGCCCGCCCGCGCCGCCGAACCCCACGCCCGCGCCGGCCACAGCCGCGCCGGCCAGCGTCGCGCCGGCGAAGAGCCTGTCGTTCTGGCGAAGCAAGTAA
- a CDS encoding adenylate/guanylate cyclase domain-containing protein, whose protein sequence is MPGLETIPRTRRRGLFAKYVTSLVGLVVFVLAVNGALEIWFSYRQTRTALIDAMAEKAEASARRIAQAMTELERQISWTTRASVQTLEQRRTDYTQLMQQVPAISQLALIDGQGREALRLTRSTGPGGGEEFWRDPQVARAAETGVSIGQTRFRNGRPFIVVAVAHAGRDPAITVAEIDLRFLSELVGDAQAGKVGIAYVIDPAGRLLASSRDSDTLGDDIASRRQVAALLRDPPQALASGQDGDGNAMLVASRPVAKLGWFVLFEQPRSQAFASIGEVLLRIAGLIALGLIVAIIASMLLARRMLVPIDALRAGASRLGGGDFGQRIEVRTGDELEELSDQFNSMAGQLRETYAGLESKVEERTRDLERSINELKALEEVGRAIASSLDLDAVLPTVAARALEITRADAVLIFSYDPLQRRFDLAEAKGIDPPTDGGVAYASIDADGSVLGDAAQSGQPIAVPDLSAAPDHPLKALALAAGFASVLVVPLLDQHGALGALVVLRRSAGDFADNLIGLMRTFAHQSELAMRNARLFREVDHKGRELASAHDTVQLQAAQLREQTDQLKDWNRSLEERVEKQLGEIERIRRLERFLAPQVAQLIASSDGHDALLDSHRREVTVVFCDLRGFTAFTEASEPEEAMNVLREYHAALGELIFRYEGTLDRFAGDGVMILFNAPIPFADHTRRAVKMAVEMRDALATLTEKWSHRGHSLGFGIGIAVGYATIGQVGFEHRLEYAAIGSVTNLASRLCAEAAPGQIIVSQRAYAMVEDWAEAQPIEPLTLKGFSRPIPAVEILRWRETSDAAADTHETRPAASAGRAS, encoded by the coding sequence ATGCCCGGCCTCGAGACCATCCCCCGAACGCGACGTCGCGGCCTGTTCGCGAAATACGTCACGTCGCTGGTCGGGCTGGTGGTGTTCGTGCTCGCGGTCAACGGCGCGCTGGAAATCTGGTTCAGCTATCGACAGACCCGCACGGCGCTGATCGACGCGATGGCGGAGAAGGCCGAAGCGAGCGCGCGGCGGATCGCGCAGGCGATGACCGAGCTCGAGCGCCAGATCAGTTGGACCACGCGCGCCAGCGTGCAGACGCTGGAGCAGCGCCGCACCGACTACACCCAGCTCATGCAGCAGGTGCCGGCGATCAGCCAGCTCGCGCTGATCGACGGCCAGGGCCGCGAGGCGCTGCGCCTGACCCGCTCGACGGGACCGGGCGGTGGCGAGGAATTCTGGCGCGATCCGCAGGTCGCACGGGCCGCCGAAACCGGCGTGTCGATCGGCCAGACCCGCTTCCGCAACGGACGTCCGTTCATCGTCGTCGCGGTGGCGCATGCCGGACGCGACCCGGCGATCACCGTGGCCGAGATCGACCTGCGGTTTCTGTCGGAACTGGTCGGCGACGCCCAGGCCGGCAAGGTCGGGATCGCCTATGTGATCGACCCCGCAGGCCGATTGCTGGCGAGTTCGCGCGACAGCGACACCCTCGGCGACGACATTGCGAGCCGGCGTCAGGTCGCCGCGCTGTTGCGCGATCCGCCGCAGGCGTTGGCGTCGGGACAGGACGGCGACGGCAACGCGATGCTGGTGGCGTCGCGCCCGGTGGCGAAGCTCGGCTGGTTCGTGCTGTTCGAACAGCCGCGCAGCCAGGCCTTCGCATCGATCGGCGAAGTGCTGCTGCGAATCGCCGGCCTGATCGCGCTCGGCCTGATCGTCGCGATCATCGCCAGCATGCTGCTGGCGCGGCGGATGCTGGTGCCGATCGACGCGCTGCGCGCCGGCGCCAGCCGGCTCGGCGGCGGCGATTTCGGCCAGCGCATCGAAGTCCGCACCGGCGACGAGCTGGAAGAGCTGTCCGATCAGTTCAACAGCATGGCCGGCCAATTGCGGGAGACCTATGCGGGGCTCGAAAGCAAGGTCGAGGAGCGCACCCGCGACCTCGAGCGGTCGATCAACGAACTGAAGGCGCTGGAAGAAGTCGGCCGCGCCATCGCCTCCTCGCTCGATCTCGATGCGGTGCTACCGACGGTGGCGGCGCGGGCGCTGGAGATCACCCGCGCCGATGCGGTGCTGATCTTCAGCTACGATCCGCTGCAGCGGCGGTTCGATCTCGCCGAAGCCAAGGGCATCGACCCGCCGACCGACGGCGGCGTGGCCTATGCGTCGATCGACGCCGACGGCAGCGTGCTCGGCGACGCCGCGCAGTCCGGCCAGCCGATCGCGGTGCCGGATCTGTCCGCCGCGCCCGACCATCCTCTGAAGGCGCTCGCGCTCGCCGCCGGCTTCGCCTCGGTGCTGGTGGTGCCGCTGCTCGACCAGCACGGCGCGCTCGGCGCGCTGGTGGTGCTGCGGCGCAGCGCCGGCGACTTTGCCGACAATCTGATCGGGCTGATGCGCACCTTCGCGCATCAATCGGAACTGGCGATGCGCAACGCCCGGCTGTTCCGCGAGGTCGACCACAAGGGCCGCGAACTGGCCAGCGCCCACGACACCGTGCAGCTTCAGGCGGCGCAACTGCGGGAGCAGACCGATCAGCTCAAAGACTGGAATCGCTCACTCGAGGAGCGCGTCGAAAAGCAGCTCGGCGAGATCGAACGGATCCGGCGGCTGGAGCGCTTCCTCGCGCCGCAGGTGGCGCAACTGATCGCCTCCTCCGACGGCCATGACGCACTGCTCGACAGCCATCGCCGCGAAGTCACCGTGGTGTTCTGCGATCTGCGCGGCTTCACCGCCTTCACCGAAGCCTCCGAGCCGGAAGAGGCGATGAACGTGCTGCGCGAGTATCACGCAGCTTTGGGCGAACTGATCTTCCGCTACGAAGGCACCCTCGACCGCTTCGCCGGCGACGGCGTGATGATCCTGTTCAACGCCCCGATCCCGTTCGCCGATCATACCCGACGCGCGGTGAAGATGGCGGTCGAGATGCGCGACGCGCTGGCCACGCTGACCGAAAAATGGAGCCATCGCGGCCACAGCCTCGGCTTCGGCATCGGCATCGCGGTCGGCTATGCGACGATCGGCCAGGTCGGTTTCGAGCACCGGCTGGAATACGCCGCGATCGGCAGCGTCACCAACCTCGCCTCGCGGCTGTGCGCCGAAGCCGCGCCGGGCCAGATTATCGTCAGCCAGCGCGCCTATGCGATGGTCGAGGACTGGGCCGAGGCGCAGCCGATCGAACCGCTGACGCTGAAAGGCTTCAGCCGCCCGATACCGGCCGTCGAAATTCTGCGCTGGCGTGAAACCTCCGACGCCGCTGCGGACACCCATGAGACGCGCCCCGCGGCCAGCGCCGGCCGCGCGTCGTGA